A stretch of Anaeromyxobacter dehalogenans 2CP-1 DNA encodes these proteins:
- a CDS encoding UbiX family flavin prenyltransferase, producing the protein MKLVVAVSGASGAPYARRLLDFLAANADLGVSADLVFTQTGKQVWKQEIGAEPRYPFKIWKNQDFTAPFASGSSMYDAMVVIPCSAGALARIAYGISVDLVGRAADVMLKERKRLVLVLRETPISLVHARAMTQVIEAGAFVMPASPSFYSGPRTVDQVVDTVVARVLDRLGIPNELMKRWDGLRHSDRGDEAPPDPPLAPGQAHPPDPALADLDDPEEP; encoded by the coding sequence GTGAAGCTGGTGGTCGCCGTCTCCGGCGCGTCGGGCGCCCCCTACGCGAGGCGGCTCCTCGACTTCCTGGCCGCGAACGCGGACCTGGGCGTGTCGGCCGACCTCGTCTTCACCCAGACCGGCAAGCAAGTCTGGAAGCAGGAGATCGGCGCCGAGCCGCGCTACCCGTTCAAGATCTGGAAGAACCAGGACTTCACCGCGCCGTTCGCGTCGGGCTCGTCGATGTACGACGCGATGGTGGTGATCCCCTGCTCGGCGGGCGCGCTGGCGCGCATCGCCTACGGGATCTCGGTGGACCTCGTCGGCCGGGCGGCCGACGTGATGCTGAAGGAGCGCAAGCGCCTGGTGCTGGTGCTGCGCGAGACGCCCATCTCGCTGGTCCACGCCCGCGCCATGACGCAGGTGATCGAGGCGGGCGCGTTCGTGATGCCGGCCTCGCCCTCGTTCTACTCGGGGCCGAGGACGGTGGACCAGGTGGTGGACACGGTGGTGGCGCGGGTGCTCGACCGGCTGGGCATCCCGAACGAGCTGATGAAGCGCTGGGACGGCCTGAGGCATTCGGACCGGGGGGATGAAGCCCCCCCGGACCCCCCGCTCGCTCCGGGCCAGGCTCATCCGCCTGACCCTGCGCTCGCCGACCTGGATGACCCGGAGGAACCCTGA
- a CDS encoding ubiquinone/menaquinone biosynthesis methyltransferase — MNVPLPGEAHRGSAVRAMFDRIAPRYDLLNRVMTLKVDQAWRRRLLSDLAPKDGERMLDLCAGTMDVADLARRRAPGLRVTGADFSMQMLRRGVEKTALPASQADAMALPFLDARFDLATVTFGMRNLERYEVGLAELARVLRPGGRLGVLEFFRSESRGSRLVHGAYNRLALPVLGRILSPDPEAYRYLVASMERFASRVEFEDAARRAGFREVRGETLFPGVCGLVTAVRA, encoded by the coding sequence GTGAACGTGCCGCTGCCCGGCGAGGCGCACCGCGGCTCCGCGGTCCGGGCCATGTTCGATCGAATCGCCCCGCGCTACGACCTGCTGAACCGGGTCATGACGCTGAAGGTGGACCAGGCCTGGCGCCGCCGCCTGCTCTCCGACCTCGCCCCGAAGGACGGCGAGCGGATGCTGGACCTGTGCGCCGGGACCATGGACGTCGCCGACCTGGCCCGGCGCCGCGCCCCGGGCCTGCGCGTCACCGGCGCCGACTTCTCCATGCAGATGCTCCGCCGCGGGGTGGAGAAGACCGCCCTGCCCGCGTCGCAGGCGGACGCGATGGCGCTGCCGTTCCTGGACGCGCGCTTCGACCTCGCCACGGTGACGTTCGGCATGCGCAACCTGGAGCGCTACGAGGTAGGCCTGGCCGAGCTGGCGCGGGTGCTGCGTCCGGGCGGCCGCCTCGGCGTGCTCGAGTTCTTCCGCTCCGAGTCGCGCGGCTCGCGCCTCGTGCACGGTGCGTACAACCGGCTGGCGCTGCCGGTGCTGGGCCGCATCCTCTCGCCCGACCCGGAGGCGTACCGCTACCTGGTGGCCTCGATGGAGCGCTTCGCCTCGCGGGTCGAGTTCGAGGACGCGGCGCGCCGCGCCGGCTTCCGCGAGGTGCGCGGCGAGACGCTGTTCCCGGGCGTGTGCGGGCTCGTCACGGCGGTGCGCGCGTGA
- a CDS encoding menaquinone biosynthesis decarboxylase: MAYRSLREFLARLDEAGELVRISEPVDPVLEMAALADRAAKQGGPALLFERPGALPVAMNLFGTRRRTSWALSCDDFEQHADALRALLRTAPPQSFWDKLKMLPKLGKLAAMAPKHVSSGACQEIVDREPDLRTLPVLTTWPHDGGPFITLPQVITRDPETGIRNVGMYRLQVLGPRRLALHWQLHKTATAHYRAYQQRGERMPVAIALGGDPALTYCASAPLPPNVDEYLFAGFLRGASVHTVTGVATGLDVPADADLVIEGFVDTSAPLVREGPFGDHTGFYSLADDYPALDVVAITRRKDAVYPATVVGPPPVEDQWLGKATERMFLPLMQVVAPEIVDICMPVEGVFHNLCLVSIKKEHPGQAKKVIHGLWGSGQMAQTKTLVVFDDDVDVQDVPQAAWRAFANVDVKRDLVIADGPVDVLDHAAGGFAFGGKIGVDATRKWREEGGREWPEVCVHPPEVIARMDALYDRLVPGAAPLRRPRIAPPPAASWTPRRGGILQ, translated from the coding sequence ATGGCCTACCGCTCGCTGCGTGAGTTCCTCGCCCGGCTCGACGAGGCCGGCGAGCTGGTCCGGATCTCCGAGCCCGTCGATCCGGTCCTCGAGATGGCCGCGCTCGCCGACCGCGCCGCCAAGCAGGGCGGCCCGGCGCTCCTGTTCGAGCGCCCCGGGGCCCTGCCCGTCGCCATGAACCTGTTCGGCACCCGCCGGCGCACCAGCTGGGCGCTCTCCTGCGACGACTTCGAGCAGCACGCGGACGCGCTGCGCGCGCTGCTCCGCACCGCGCCGCCCCAGTCGTTCTGGGACAAGCTGAAGATGCTCCCGAAGCTGGGGAAGCTCGCGGCCATGGCCCCGAAGCACGTCTCCTCCGGCGCCTGCCAGGAGATCGTGGACCGCGAGCCCGACCTCCGCACGCTCCCGGTGCTCACCACCTGGCCGCACGACGGCGGCCCGTTCATCACGCTCCCGCAGGTCATCACCCGCGACCCCGAGACCGGCATCCGCAACGTGGGCATGTACCGGCTCCAGGTGCTCGGGCCGCGGCGGCTCGCGCTGCACTGGCAGCTCCACAAGACCGCCACCGCGCACTACCGCGCCTACCAGCAGCGCGGCGAGCGGATGCCGGTGGCCATCGCGCTCGGCGGCGATCCCGCCCTCACCTACTGCGCCTCGGCGCCCCTGCCGCCCAACGTGGACGAGTACCTGTTCGCCGGGTTCCTGCGCGGCGCCTCGGTCCACACCGTCACCGGCGTCGCCACCGGGCTCGACGTGCCGGCCGACGCGGACCTCGTCATCGAGGGCTTCGTGGACACCTCGGCGCCGCTCGTCCGCGAGGGCCCGTTCGGCGACCACACCGGGTTCTACTCGCTCGCCGACGACTACCCGGCGCTCGACGTGGTCGCGATCACCCGCCGCAAGGACGCGGTCTACCCGGCCACCGTGGTGGGCCCGCCGCCCGTCGAGGACCAGTGGCTGGGCAAGGCCACCGAGCGCATGTTCCTGCCGCTCATGCAGGTCGTGGCGCCCGAGATCGTGGACATCTGCATGCCGGTGGAGGGCGTCTTCCACAACCTGTGCCTCGTCTCCATCAAGAAGGAGCACCCGGGGCAGGCAAAGAAGGTCATCCACGGGCTGTGGGGCTCCGGGCAGATGGCGCAGACGAAGACGCTGGTGGTGTTCGACGACGACGTGGACGTGCAGGACGTCCCGCAGGCCGCCTGGCGCGCGTTCGCGAACGTGGACGTGAAGCGCGACCTCGTGATCGCCGACGGGCCGGTGGACGTGCTCGACCACGCCGCCGGCGGGTTCGCCTTCGGCGGGAAGATCGGCGTGGACGCCACGCGCAAGTGGCGCGAGGAGGGCGGGCGCGAGTGGCCGGAGGTGTGCGTCCACCCCCCCGAGGTGATCGCGCGGATGGACGCGCTCTACGACCGGCTGGTGCCGGGCGCGGCGCCGCTCCGCCGCCCGCGCATCGCCCCGCCCCCGGCGGCGTCCTGGACGCCGCGCCGCGGAGGGATCCTCCAGTGA
- a CDS encoding M16 family metallopeptidase produces the protein MRACVAALAALLLASCALGRPRLSTPACATGAEALPSGIQLVAYALPHRPDTLVAASYRVGSARDPAGKEGLAHLVEHLSFRARHGDGRALSARLEAEGVEFDGRTSADATDFHAVGDPDQLEALLRIEADRLRDPLAGLDEAELRREREVVLQELALRGDPDALWPQVDWLTARALAGHPYGRIATPETLRAITLEDVRAFARAHYRPENLLLIVAGPASAKAVAARARAALGELATRPGQAADPPVPPPELGAARPAALDVVRAPVERAWLLLTVPLPGDAPAGGARAYLALRALEAQVEQVLSGPDRERALSVELLVHGMDGASLPVIRIGLRGPDDARPLVERLRAGMRFAGWQGGPDPGGEELRDRLVLDAHVRLEALDASEVARWIRLTGRTDYLTGMPAAVGAAVTPDRAAFARRWLREERLVALAVVPGEAPRDDAPPRLPGASALDEDDPHGAAAAGEPAPARDAARAMRPPHLDSARRRKLKNGVRVIVSPRPGYRVLSAHLVVRTEPAGPLERVFEVLALRATRCADRPATVGGDRLEFGARAPTELVDLALAQVACRAGDLGVDAAAFERERDAMADALRRRPPTLHEAAGQQLLELLYPGHPYSAEVTEARVRAFRAVDAGKWLGLNVRPERAALVIAGDVAATDALFERIEQRLGRWRPRGGDGKLPPRPPAPLPGRRELVVVDRPGWRVAEVLVGVRVPPRGARDEAAFRTLSWRLQHALTARLRDDAGLTYRVSLSILEQSLGSALVLSTAVDRARAGEALAAMLGELAASARPLEPEALAQARWRAVRRAGGGLGTSWRNALRLTEMFVHGLPPDEWDTFAARTAALDARALVAEAGRWALGREAIVVVGDAAAIAPALQDAGVPARVLPAIARRPAPGAAEPAPGPRAAVP, from the coding sequence ATGCGCGCCTGCGTCGCCGCGCTCGCCGCCCTCCTGCTCGCGTCCTGCGCCCTCGGCAGGCCCCGGCTCTCCACGCCGGCCTGCGCCACCGGCGCGGAGGCGCTGCCCTCCGGGATCCAGCTCGTCGCGTACGCGCTGCCGCACCGGCCCGACACGCTGGTGGCCGCCTCGTACCGGGTCGGCAGCGCGCGCGACCCTGCGGGGAAGGAGGGGCTCGCGCACCTCGTCGAGCACCTCTCGTTCCGCGCGCGCCACGGCGACGGGCGCGCCCTCTCGGCGCGGCTCGAGGCGGAGGGGGTCGAGTTCGACGGGCGCACCTCCGCGGACGCCACCGACTTCCACGCGGTGGGGGACCCCGACCAGCTCGAGGCGCTGCTCCGCATCGAGGCCGATCGGCTGCGCGATCCGCTGGCGGGGCTGGACGAGGCCGAGCTGCGCCGGGAGCGCGAGGTGGTCCTGCAGGAGCTGGCGCTGCGGGGCGACCCGGACGCGCTCTGGCCGCAGGTGGACTGGCTGACCGCCCGCGCGCTGGCGGGCCACCCCTACGGGCGGATCGCGACGCCGGAGACGCTGCGCGCCATCACGCTCGAGGACGTGCGCGCGTTCGCGCGGGCGCACTACCGCCCGGAGAACCTGCTGCTCATCGTGGCGGGGCCGGCGTCGGCGAAGGCGGTCGCCGCGCGCGCCCGCGCTGCGCTCGGGGAGCTGGCCACGCGCCCGGGCCAGGCGGCCGATCCGCCCGTGCCGCCGCCCGAGCTCGGTGCCGCGCGGCCGGCAGCGCTCGACGTGGTGCGCGCGCCGGTGGAGCGCGCCTGGCTCCTGCTCACGGTGCCGCTCCCGGGCGACGCGCCCGCCGGCGGCGCGCGGGCGTACCTCGCGCTGCGAGCGCTCGAGGCGCAGGTGGAGCAGGTGCTCTCCGGCCCGGACCGCGAGCGCGCGCTCTCGGTGGAGCTGCTCGTCCACGGGATGGACGGCGCGTCGCTGCCGGTGATCCGCATCGGCCTGCGCGGCCCGGACGACGCACGCCCGCTGGTCGAGCGGCTCCGCGCCGGGATGCGCTTCGCCGGCTGGCAGGGCGGGCCGGATCCGGGGGGCGAGGAGCTGCGGGACCGGCTGGTGCTGGACGCGCACGTGCGGCTCGAGGCGCTCGACGCGTCCGAGGTCGCGCGCTGGATCCGGCTCACCGGCCGCACCGACTACCTCACCGGCATGCCCGCGGCGGTCGGCGCCGCGGTGACGCCGGACCGCGCCGCGTTCGCCCGCCGCTGGCTGCGCGAGGAGCGCCTGGTGGCGCTGGCGGTGGTGCCCGGCGAGGCGCCGCGGGACGACGCGCCGCCGCGCCTCCCGGGCGCGAGCGCGCTCGACGAAGACGACCCGCACGGCGCCGCGGCCGCCGGCGAGCCCGCGCCCGCGCGCGACGCGGCCCGCGCCATGCGCCCGCCCCACCTCGACAGCGCGCGCCGGCGCAAGCTGAAGAACGGCGTGCGGGTGATCGTGTCGCCGCGCCCCGGCTACCGGGTGCTCTCGGCGCACCTGGTGGTGCGCACGGAGCCCGCCGGGCCGCTGGAGCGGGTCTTCGAGGTGCTGGCGCTCCGCGCGACGCGCTGCGCGGACCGGCCCGCCACCGTGGGCGGCGACCGGCTGGAGTTCGGCGCGCGCGCGCCCACCGAGCTGGTGGACCTGGCGCTCGCGCAGGTGGCCTGCCGCGCGGGCGACCTCGGCGTGGACGCCGCCGCGTTCGAGCGCGAGCGCGACGCCATGGCGGACGCGCTGCGTCGCCGCCCGCCCACGCTGCACGAGGCCGCCGGGCAGCAGCTGCTCGAGCTGCTCTACCCCGGGCACCCCTACTCGGCCGAGGTCACCGAGGCGCGGGTGCGCGCGTTCCGCGCCGTGGACGCGGGCAAGTGGCTCGGCCTGAACGTCCGGCCGGAGCGGGCCGCCCTCGTCATCGCCGGCGACGTCGCCGCGACCGACGCGCTGTTCGAGCGGATCGAGCAGCGGCTCGGGCGCTGGCGGCCGCGCGGCGGCGACGGCAAGCTGCCGCCCCGCCCGCCGGCGCCGCTGCCCGGGCGCCGCGAGCTGGTGGTGGTGGACCGCCCCGGCTGGCGGGTCGCCGAGGTGCTGGTGGGCGTGCGCGTCCCGCCGCGCGGCGCCCGGGACGAGGCGGCGTTCCGGACGCTCTCCTGGCGGCTCCAGCACGCGCTCACCGCCCGGCTCCGCGACGACGCGGGCCTCACCTACCGCGTGTCCCTGTCGATCCTGGAGCAGTCGCTCGGCAGCGCGCTGGTGCTCTCGACCGCGGTGGACCGCGCGCGCGCCGGCGAGGCGCTGGCGGCGATGCTGGGCGAGCTCGCCGCCTCGGCGCGGCCGCTCGAGCCCGAGGCGCTGGCGCAGGCCCGCTGGCGCGCGGTGCGCCGCGCCGGAGGCGGCCTCGGCACCTCCTGGCGGAACGCGCTGCGGCTCACCGAGATGTTCGTCCACGGCCTGCCGCCGGACGAGTGGGACACCTTCGCGGCGCGCACCGCGGCGCTCGACGCGCGCGCGCTCGTCGCCGAGGCCGGGCGCTGGGCGCTCGGTCGCGAGGCCATCGTGGTGGTGGGCGACGCCGCGGCGATCGCGCCGGCGCTGCAGGACGCGGGGGTCCCGGCCCGGGTGCTGCCGGCGATCGCGCGGCGGCCGGCGCCCGGCGCCGCGGAGCCCGCGCCCGGACCGCGCGCGGCGGTGCCGTGA
- a CDS encoding polyprenyl synthetase family protein, producing the protein MAAQEQAILSQLDASAQRGVRPERAQAALAGVPSLPESLLELEAQLTRATEDAEAKLQAAARHLVSAGGKRIRPMVTLLACGACGGEMRGAVPYAVAAELTHSATLLHDDVIDDGPVRRGQPASRVIWGNAVSVLSGDWLLTRALEIVSAEPARSAALPPLLATMRRLVEGEVLQLSLRGGFSATEQAYMDVVMGKTASLFGWAAAAGAWAAGEVGEIPAALVRFGEGIGVAFQLVDDALDYAADPRLLGKRLGTDLIEGKATLPLIRACEAEPALRGRLGGVVDGTADVEAVAGEVIAVVKRVGGVDAARALAREHTRTALEALEQVPDGVHRRALHAAALQLTERAF; encoded by the coding sequence ATGGCGGCGCAAGAGCAGGCCATCCTCTCCCAGCTCGACGCGAGCGCGCAGCGCGGCGTCCGCCCGGAGCGCGCGCAGGCGGCGCTCGCCGGCGTGCCGAGCCTCCCGGAGAGCCTGCTCGAGCTGGAGGCGCAGCTCACCCGCGCCACCGAGGACGCCGAGGCGAAGCTCCAGGCGGCCGCGCGCCACCTCGTCTCCGCCGGCGGCAAGCGCATCCGGCCCATGGTGACGCTGCTCGCCTGCGGCGCCTGCGGCGGCGAGATGCGCGGCGCGGTGCCGTACGCGGTGGCCGCCGAGCTGACCCACTCGGCCACGCTGCTGCACGACGACGTCATCGACGACGGCCCGGTGCGCCGCGGCCAGCCGGCCTCGCGCGTCATCTGGGGCAACGCCGTGTCGGTGCTCTCCGGCGACTGGCTGCTCACCCGCGCGCTCGAGATCGTCTCGGCCGAGCCGGCCCGCTCCGCGGCGCTGCCGCCGCTGCTCGCCACCATGCGGCGGCTGGTGGAGGGCGAGGTGCTCCAGCTCTCGCTCCGCGGCGGCTTCTCCGCCACCGAGCAGGCGTACATGGACGTGGTGATGGGCAAGACCGCGTCGCTGTTCGGCTGGGCGGCCGCGGCCGGCGCCTGGGCCGCCGGCGAGGTGGGCGAGATCCCCGCCGCGCTGGTGCGCTTCGGCGAGGGCATCGGGGTCGCGTTCCAGCTCGTGGACGACGCGCTCGACTACGCCGCCGATCCGCGGCTCCTCGGCAAGCGGCTCGGCACCGACCTCATCGAGGGGAAGGCCACGCTGCCGCTCATCCGCGCCTGCGAGGCGGAGCCGGCGCTGCGGGGGCGGCTCGGGGGCGTGGTGGACGGCACCGCCGACGTCGAGGCGGTGGCCGGCGAGGTGATCGCGGTCGTGAAGCGCGTCGGCGGGGTGGACGCCGCGCGCGCGCTCGCCCGGGAGCACACCCGCACCGCGCTCGAGGCGCTGGAGCAGGTGCCGGACGGCGTGCACCGCCGGGCGCTGCACGCCGCGGCGCTGCAGCTGACCGAGCGGGCGTTCTGA
- a CDS encoding glycosyltransferase family 39 protein: protein MDPSRPGHRPLVDAPRALAALAFALHAACGGRYGIFRDELYFVACGRRLAAGYVDQPPGIAVVARLASELFGTWVPGLRLPAWLASAATVLLAGRLAARLGGGAAGAALASAATLACGVLLALGHYLTMNAFEPLLVLALALLLVRLAEGGDPRLWVAAGAVAGLGALFKYTSALVALALLAGVAATPARRALRTRWALAGAAAGLLAVLPNLAWQVAHGLPFLELVRNGQLHKNAPTSPSAFALGLLRDANPLLAPLWLGGLGWLLARGAAPAARALGVGAALYLALLAATGGKPYYAAPVLPLLLAAGGAAAAPLLRRPALRLAAPALAVLSVAPALPLALPLLPEPAFVRWQAALGVEPERMERTAYGVLPQIFADQHGWPELVRGVGEAAATLAPAERATAAVFGQNYGEAAAVEVYGPALGLPPAISGHNQYWLWGVPPGRGDPILVISDADEDCGGAFHERVLAARLPSSPWVMPYEDARWIWICRGLRRPLAGLWPALRSYQ, encoded by the coding sequence GTGGATCCGTCCCGCCCCGGGCACCGGCCGCTCGTCGACGCGCCGCGCGCGCTCGCCGCGCTCGCGTTCGCGCTGCACGCCGCCTGCGGTGGGCGCTACGGCATCTTCCGCGACGAGCTCTACTTCGTCGCCTGCGGGCGGCGCCTCGCCGCCGGCTACGTGGACCAGCCGCCCGGCATCGCGGTGGTGGCGCGGCTCGCCTCCGAGCTGTTCGGCACCTGGGTGCCCGGGCTGCGGCTCCCGGCGTGGCTCGCCTCGGCGGCGACGGTGCTCCTCGCCGGCCGCCTCGCCGCGCGGCTCGGGGGCGGCGCGGCCGGGGCGGCGCTCGCGTCGGCGGCCACGCTCGCGTGCGGCGTGCTGCTCGCGCTCGGGCACTACCTCACCATGAACGCGTTCGAGCCGCTGCTCGTGCTCGCGCTGGCGCTGCTCCTGGTGCGCCTCGCCGAGGGCGGCGACCCGCGCCTCTGGGTGGCGGCCGGCGCGGTGGCCGGCCTGGGCGCGCTGTTCAAGTACACCTCCGCGCTGGTGGCGCTGGCGCTCCTCGCCGGCGTCGCGGCGACCCCGGCGCGGCGCGCGCTCCGGACGCGCTGGGCGCTCGCGGGCGCCGCGGCGGGGCTGCTCGCGGTGCTCCCCAACCTCGCCTGGCAGGTCGCGCACGGGCTCCCGTTCCTCGAGCTGGTGCGGAACGGGCAGCTCCACAAGAACGCGCCCACCTCGCCGTCCGCGTTCGCGCTCGGGCTCCTGCGCGACGCGAACCCGCTGCTCGCGCCGCTGTGGCTGGGCGGCCTCGGCTGGCTGCTCGCGCGCGGCGCGGCGCCGGCCGCGCGGGCGCTCGGGGTCGGGGCAGCGCTCTACCTCGCGCTCCTCGCCGCCACCGGCGGGAAGCCCTACTACGCCGCGCCGGTCCTCCCGCTGCTGCTCGCGGCGGGCGGGGCCGCAGCGGCGCCGCTGCTCCGCCGCCCGGCCCTGCGGCTGGCCGCGCCCGCGCTGGCGGTCCTGTCCGTCGCGCCGGCGCTGCCGCTCGCGCTCCCGCTCCTGCCGGAGCCGGCGTTCGTCCGCTGGCAGGCGGCGCTCGGCGTGGAGCCGGAGCGGATGGAGCGGACCGCCTACGGCGTCCTCCCGCAGATCTTCGCCGACCAGCACGGCTGGCCCGAGCTCGTGCGCGGCGTCGGCGAGGCGGCCGCGACGCTCGCGCCGGCGGAGCGCGCCACCGCGGCGGTGTTCGGCCAGAACTACGGCGAGGCGGCGGCGGTGGAGGTATACGGCCCGGCCCTGGGGCTGCCGCCGGCCATCTCCGGGCACAACCAGTACTGGCTGTGGGGCGTCCCGCCCGGCCGCGGCGACCCGATCCTCGTGATCTCCGACGCGGACGAGGACTGCGGGGGCGCGTTCCACGAGCGGGTCCTGGCGGCGCGGCTGCCCTCGAGCCCGTGGGTGATGCCGTACGAGGACGCGCGCTGGATCTGGATCTGCAGGGGGCTGCGGCGCCCGCTCGCCGGGCTGTGGCCCGCGCTCCGGTCCTACCAGTGA
- the truA gene encoding tRNA pseudouridine(38-40) synthase TruA: MPVVKLVLEYDGTAYVGWQVQPNGPSIQAEVERALATLHKAPRRVTAAGRTDAGVHARGQVVSFPEERPLPVKAYVMGMNALLPPDVAVRAASLAPDGFDARRSARGKRYRYVIENLPTRAPLTRLQAWQHFHPLELANVREAAAHLVGRHDFAAFQASDCACEHAVREVRRLDVVGEGGGRIEVVIEATAFVKHMVRNIVGTLVEVGRGRRAPGSMLDLLARGDRTEAGPTAPPQGLFLEEVFY; the protein is encoded by the coding sequence GTGCCGGTGGTGAAGCTCGTGCTCGAGTACGACGGGACCGCGTACGTCGGCTGGCAGGTCCAGCCGAACGGGCCCTCCATCCAGGCGGAGGTCGAGCGGGCGCTCGCCACCCTGCACAAGGCGCCCCGCCGGGTCACCGCGGCGGGGCGCACCGACGCGGGCGTCCACGCGCGCGGCCAGGTGGTGTCGTTCCCCGAGGAGCGGCCGCTGCCGGTGAAGGCCTACGTCATGGGCATGAACGCGCTGCTGCCGCCCGACGTGGCGGTGCGCGCGGCCAGCCTGGCGCCGGACGGCTTCGATGCCCGGCGCAGCGCGCGCGGCAAGCGCTACCGCTACGTGATCGAGAACCTGCCCACCCGCGCCCCGCTCACCCGGCTGCAGGCCTGGCAGCACTTCCACCCGCTCGAGCTCGCGAACGTCCGGGAGGCGGCCGCCCACCTCGTCGGGCGCCACGACTTCGCCGCGTTCCAGGCCTCCGACTGCGCCTGCGAGCACGCCGTGCGCGAGGTGCGGCGCCTGGACGTCGTGGGCGAGGGGGGCGGGCGGATCGAGGTCGTGATCGAGGCGACCGCGTTCGTGAAGCACATGGTGCGCAACATCGTGGGCACGCTGGTGGAGGTGGGGCGGGGCAGGCGGGCGCCCGGCTCGATGCTCGACCTGCTCGCGCGCGGCGATCGCACCGAGGCCGGGCCGACCGCGCCGCCGCAGGGGCTGTTCCTGGAGGAGGTCTTCTACTGA
- the asd gene encoding aspartate-semialdehyde dehydrogenase gives MSQKKLKVGVLGATGMVGQRFVALLEHHPWYEVTLVAASANSAGQKYADAVKGRWALRSALPTATAGLTVKNASDVAAIAGEVDFVFCAVDMPKDETARLEEDYAKHETPVVSNNSAHRGTPDVPMMVPEINPEHAAVIEAQRRRLGTSRGFVAVKPNCSLQSYVPAIHPLMKFGPKRIAVATYQAISGAGKTFESWPEMVDNLIPFIKGEEEKSEKEPMKIWGRVEGGRIVAAQDPVISAQCIRVPASDGHMAAVFVSFERKPSKDDVLELWKSFSGKPQKLGLPSAPKPFLQYFEDESRPQTRLDRDAGNGMAVTIGRLRPDAIFDYRFVCLSHNTVRGAAGGAVLTAELLTSDGYIQAK, from the coding sequence ATGAGCCAGAAGAAGCTGAAGGTCGGAGTCCTCGGCGCCACCGGCATGGTCGGTCAGCGCTTCGTCGCCCTGCTCGAGCACCACCCCTGGTACGAGGTCACGCTGGTCGCGGCCAGCGCCAACTCGGCCGGGCAGAAGTACGCCGACGCGGTGAAGGGGCGCTGGGCGCTCAGGTCGGCGCTCCCCACGGCGACCGCCGGGCTCACGGTGAAGAACGCCTCCGACGTGGCGGCCATCGCCGGCGAGGTGGACTTCGTCTTCTGCGCGGTGGACATGCCGAAGGACGAGACCGCCCGGCTCGAGGAGGACTACGCGAAGCACGAGACGCCGGTGGTCTCGAACAACTCCGCCCACCGCGGCACGCCGGACGTGCCGATGATGGTGCCCGAGATCAACCCGGAGCACGCCGCCGTGATCGAGGCGCAGCGCAGGCGGCTCGGCACCTCGCGCGGCTTCGTGGCGGTGAAGCCGAACTGCTCGCTCCAGAGCTACGTGCCGGCCATCCACCCGCTCATGAAGTTCGGCCCGAAGCGCATCGCGGTCGCCACCTACCAGGCGATCTCCGGCGCCGGGAAGACGTTCGAGTCCTGGCCGGAGATGGTGGACAACCTCATCCCCTTCATCAAGGGCGAGGAGGAGAAGAGCGAGAAGGAGCCGATGAAGATCTGGGGCCGGGTGGAGGGCGGCAGGATCGTCGCCGCGCAGGACCCGGTCATCAGCGCCCAGTGCATCCGCGTGCCCGCCTCCGACGGCCACATGGCGGCGGTGTTCGTGTCCTTCGAGCGCAAGCCCTCGAAGGACGACGTGCTGGAGCTGTGGAAGAGCTTCTCCGGCAAGCCGCAGAAGCTGGGGCTGCCCTCGGCGCCGAAGCCGTTCCTCCAGTACTTCGAGGACGAGTCCCGCCCGCAGACCCGGCTCGACCGCGACGCCGGCAACGGCATGGCGGTCACCATCGGCCGGCTGCGCCCGGACGCGATCTTCGACTACCGGTTCGTGTGCCTGTCGCACAACACGGTGCGCGGCGCCGCCGGCGGCGCGGTGCTCACCGCCGAGCTGCTCACCTCGGACGGCTACATCCAGGCGAAGTAG
- a CDS encoding bacteriohemerythrin produces the protein MRFVDASQIPELPLPFMNEDHAEEMRLLEGLGEALEAHRARTGGLETVLERLSLLAVHTREHFLREEQVMRETGFPAYPQHKGEHDRVLAEMDGEARAFREGGDPVRLRGYLFETVPAWFVQHIRTMDAMTARFVVSRPGASGAAAV, from the coding sequence ATGCGCTTCGTCGACGCCAGCCAGATCCCCGAGCTGCCGCTCCCGTTCATGAACGAGGACCACGCGGAGGAGATGCGGCTGCTGGAGGGGCTGGGCGAGGCGCTCGAGGCGCACCGCGCCCGGACGGGCGGGCTGGAGACGGTGCTGGAGCGGCTCTCGCTGCTCGCCGTCCACACGCGCGAGCACTTCCTCCGCGAGGAGCAGGTCATGCGCGAGACCGGCTTCCCCGCCTACCCGCAGCACAAGGGGGAGCACGACCGCGTGCTCGCCGAGATGGACGGGGAGGCGCGCGCCTTCCGCGAGGGTGGCGATCCGGTGCGGCTCCGGGGCTACCTGTTCGAGACGGTGCCGGCCTGGTTCGTCCAGCACATCCGGACCATGGACGCGATGACCGCGCGCTTCGTCGTCTCGCGGCCCGGCGCCTCGGGCGCCGCCGCGGTGTAG